The Streptomyces sp. NBC_01276 genome contains the following window.
CGCGTGCCGGTTCGGCCTCGGGTTCCTGTCCGGACAGCGCCTGCCACAGGGCTCCGAGTACGGCGACCAGCCCGCAGCCCCCGGCGTCGACGACTCCGGCCCGCCCCAGCGCGGCGAGCTGGCCCGGGGTCTCGGCGAGGGCCGCGCGGGCTCCCTCGTAGGCGGCCCGCGCCACGTCGGCGGCGGTCGCGGCGGCTGCTCCGGCGGTCGCCGCGGCCCGGGCGGCGGCTCCGGCGACGGTGAGCATGGTGCCCTCGACCGGGTGCGCGACGGCCTGGTAGGCCTCCTCGGCGGCCCGGGTCAGGGCCCGGGCCAGCAGCGGGCCGCCGTCGCGGGCGTCGGGCTCGGCGCCCAGCACGTCGGCGACCCCGCGCAGCAGCTGGGCGAGGATCGTCCCGGAGTTGCCCCGGGCGCCTATGAGGGCGCCGTACGCGTAGGCCCGTACGGCCTCGGGCAGGGAGGGGGCGGCGGGTGTGCCGTCGGTCACGCGGGCGGGGGGGCCGGCGAAGGCCTCGGTCAGGGCGCGGTCCGCGGACTCGGCGGTGAGGTAGAGGTTCGTGCCGGTGTCGGCGTCCGCGACCGGGTAGACGTTGATCGCGTCGATGTCCTCGCGGGCCCGGCCCAGTGCGGCCAGGGCCAGCGAGCTCCAGGTGCGCACCGCTTCGGCGTCGAGGGTGTGCGGGCCAGGCTCGTGCGCCACCGGGCGTTCCTCCTTGTGCGGGCCAGGGTTCACCGCAGGGTAACGAAGGACGGGCCCCGGCTCGGGACCCCGGGGCGGAGCCCGTCCCCGTCATGGTAGTTTTCTTGGACCCAAGCAGTCGTTGTATGCTGCTCAGGTTGCCCGTCGAGAGTCGGGTCATTCGTCCGGCAAGCCACTTCAGATCTCTGATTCCGGTGCGCCGGATTCCACCGTAATTGCATCTGAAGTCTTGGAGTGACCTGTGGCTGCCAACTGCGACGTTTGCGCCAAGGGGCCGAGCTTCGGCAACAACATCTCCCACTCGCACCGCCGCACCTCGCGTCGCTGGAACCCGAACATCCAGCGTGTCCGTGCCGTGGTCAATGGGACGCCGAAGCGCCTCAACGCCTGCACCTCGTGCATCAAGGCCGGCAAGGTCTCGCGCTGACGCCTCCCGTCGTCGTAGCGCAGCCCTTTCCGGTTGCCAAGAAGGCCGGTTCACCTCTGGTGAACCGGCCTTTTGTCTTTCCCGGGACGCTGCCGGGAGGGTGCGGGCGAGGGGTGCGGGGAGGGTGCGGGCGCGCTCAGCGCCACTGCCAGGCGTGATCGACGGGACCGATGCCCGCGCCGAGCGCGAAGCCGGCCGCGATGGCGCCCGTGACGTACTCCTTGGCGGCCGTGACCGCCTCCGGGACGGCGAGGCCCTTGGCCAGGCCCGCCGCGACGGCGCTGGCGAGGGTGCAGCCCGTGCCGTGCGTGTGCCGGTTGTCGAGGCGCGGCGCGCGCAGCCACAGCTCCTCGGAGCCGTCGGTGAGCAGGTCCACGGCCTCACCGCCGTGGGCCGCGAGGTGGCCGCCCTTGATCAGCGCCCAGCGGGGGCCGTAGCCGAGGACGGCGTCGGCGGCCCGGCGCATGCCGTCCTCGTCGGTGACGGTCAGTCCCGTGAGCTGCGCCACCTCGTCCAGGTTCGGCGTCGCCACCGTGGCCCGCGGCAGCAGTTCCCGGCGCACGGCGTCCAGCGCGGAGGCGGCGAGCAGCGCGTCCCCGTGCTTGGAGACCCCGACGGGATCGACCACCACCGGAGCGTCCGTCGCGGCCAGCAGCCCGGCCACCGTTTCCACCAGTACGGCGGAGGACAGCATCCCGGTCTTGACGGCCTGGACCCCGATG
Protein-coding sequences here:
- the rpmB gene encoding 50S ribosomal protein L28, with amino-acid sequence MAANCDVCAKGPSFGNNISHSHRRTSRRWNPNIQRVRAVVNGTPKRLNACTSCIKAGKVSR
- the thiD gene encoding bifunctional hydroxymethylpyrimidine kinase/phosphomethylpyrimidine kinase, whose product is MPHPPLCLTVAGSDSGGGAGIQADLKTMLALGVHGMSVVTAVTAQNSLGVRGAWELPAEAVTAQYRAVADDIGVQAVKTGMLSSAVLVETVAGLLAATDAPVVVDPVGVSKHGDALLAASALDAVRRELLPRATVATPNLDEVAQLTGLTVTDEDGMRRAADAVLGYGPRWALIKGGHLAAHGGEAVDLLTDGSEELWLRAPRLDNRHTHGTGCTLASAVAAGLAKGLAVPEAVTAAKEYVTGAIAAGFALGAGIGPVDHAWQWR